The sequence GTCGGCCGCGCGCGGCGTCAGGTCGAGCGTCTCCGGGTCCAGGAGCATCAGCTCCTCCTCCACCCCGACGAGCGCGTCCCCGGGGGCGGAGAACGTCTCGCGCAGCTCCGCGGCCAGCGCCGAGCGGCGGGGTGTGGCGATCGACATGGCGGGTAGGTACCCCGTCATGCGCATCGTCACGCTCCCCGGCGTCTTCCGGCCCCGGTCGGACTCCTGGCTGCTCGCGCGGCTCGTGCGGCCCGAGATCGCCCCCGGCGACCGCGTCCTGGACCTGTGCACGGGCAGCGGCGTCATCGCGGTCAGCGCGGCGCAGAAGGGCGCCGAGGCCCATGCCGTGGACGTGTCCCGGCGGGCGGTGTGGACGGCGCGGCTCAACGCCCGGCTGAACGGGGCGCGGGTCGACGCCCGGCGCGGCGACCTGTTCGCCGCCGTCGACGGCGACTTCGACCTGATCACCTCGAACCCGCCGTACCTGCCGGCGGACGACGACGCGCTCCCGACGAGCGGCCCGGCGCGGGCGTGGGACGCCGGCCGCGACGGTCGCGCGGTGCTGGACCGGATCTGCGCCGACGCTCCCGGACGCCTGCGGCCCGGCGGGTCGATCCTGCTGATCCACTCCAACGTCGCGGGCATCGCCGAGACGCGTCGGGCGCTGGCCGACGGCGGCCTGGAGGTCTCGATCGTCCACGCCGAGACCGGGGAGTACGGGCCGCTCATGGCCGCTCGGGTCGCCGAGCTGCGCCGCCGCGGCGTGCTGGGCCCGGGCGAGGAGGAGCAGGAGGAGATGGTGGTCATCCGGGGACGCCGTCCCGTCGCCACCGGCGCCGACGACGCCGACGGGGCGTCCGCGTCCGCGCCCGCGCCGGCCGCCGCGCGGTGACGCACGCGCGGCGCGCGGCCGTTTCGGCGCCGCGAGGACGGGTAGCCGGGGCTCCCATGCTCGACGACCACGCGTACTGCCCGCACTGCCGGCAGCTGCTCCGCAAGGACGCCCCGCATCCGTTCCCCCAGCGTCCCGTCCGGTGCTCGGGCTGCCGGCTGCTCGTCGGGCCCGGCCGCTCACGGCGCGCCGACGGCGGCCCCCGCCAGCCCCAGGCGGCGCAGGCGTCCCCCGTGGCCGCCGACCCCGTGCTCGACGTGCTGACGGACCTGCGGCCCGCGCCGCCCGTCGTCGGCCTGGAGCACGGCGCGCTGCCGCCGCACCAGCTGTAGCGCGTGCTCGAGGCGGCCTTCTGGGGGTTCGTCGGCGGGTTCGCGCTGCTCGTCGGCGCCGTCCTCGGGCTGCGCCTGGGCGCCCGGCAGCGCCTCATCGGGCTGGTGATGGCGTTCGGGTCCGGCGTGCTCATCAGCGCCCTCGCGTTCGAGCTCACCGCCGAGGCGTTCGACCAGGGCGGCACGGACGCCGTCGCGATCGGCCTCGCGGCCGGAGCCCTGGCGTTCTTCGCCGGCGACTGGGTCGTCGACCGGCGGGGCGGCGAGCACCGCAAGCGCTCCGGCGGCGAGCAGAGCGGCGGCTCGGGCGCGGCGATCGTCGTCGGCGCGATGCTCGACGGCGTCCCCGAGTCGATGGCGATCGGCATCTCGCTGCTCGGCGGCCAGGGCGTCAGCGCCGCGGTCGTCGCCGCGGTCTTCCTGTCGAACGTCCCCGAGTCGATGTCGGCCGCGGCGGGCCTGCGCACCGCCGGCCGCTCCGTCCGCTGGATCATGGGGCTGTGGCTCGGCGTCGCGCTGCTCTCGGCGCTCGCCGCCGCGCTCGGCTACGGCCTGCTCGGCGGCGCGTCCGCCGACGCGAAGGCGTTCATCCAGGCCTTCGCCGCCGGCGCGATCCTGACGATGCTGGCCGACACGATGATGCCCGAGGCGTTCGAGCACGGCGGGCGCACCGTCGGGCTGCTGACGGTGATCGGCTTCGCCGGGGCGTTCCTGCTCTCGACGATCGAGTAGGCCGGGCGGGTCCCTCGCCGCGCAGCGGGTCGCGTCGCCCGCCCGCGGACCCGGACCGCTCGGCGCCGCGCCGCGGGTTACCGCCGCGGGGGCCGGGGTAGCCGCGCCCCATGACCCAGATCGAGCGCACGGGCCATACCCGGGAGACCGGGCTGCTGCCCACCCTCCG comes from Patulibacter sp. SYSU D01012 and encodes:
- a CDS encoding HemK2/MTQ2 family protein methyltransferase, giving the protein MRIVTLPGVFRPRSDSWLLARLVRPEIAPGDRVLDLCTGSGVIAVSAAQKGAEAHAVDVSRRAVWTARLNARLNGARVDARRGDLFAAVDGDFDLITSNPPYLPADDDALPTSGPARAWDAGRDGRAVLDRICADAPGRLRPGGSILLIHSNVAGIAETRRALADGGLEVSIVHAETGEYGPLMAARVAELRRRGVLGPGEEEQEEMVVIRGRRPVATGADDADGASASAPAPAAAR